GCGGCGTAATCGGCCTCGGCGCCTCCCGCCAGCCGCAGCGGCAGGGCGGCGTTGTCGAAGGCCGACAGATGGTCCAGCAGACGAAAATCCTGGAACACCACCCCCATGCGCCGACGAAAGGCGGGGATGTCGCGCCGATCGATATGGGTGACATCGGCGCCGAACAGGCGAAGGCTTCCCTTCAGCGGACGGTCCGCCAGGGTCAGCAGGCGCAGCAGCGAGGACTTGCCAGCCCCCGACGGGCCGGTAAGAAAGTGGAAAGAGCCGCGCGGCAGAATGAGGTTAACGTCCCGCAGCACGTCGGGCGCGCCCGCATAGCCGAAGCCGACGCCCGACAGGCGCACGGTCTCGGTCATGGTCTCGGTCATGAGGGCGGGTTCGGCGGACGGCATGCGATGACGGGTTCAGGAACAGGGGCGCGACGTCGCGCCTTATGGGAGGGGGCGACAGCCTCGCAGTCAGCCACATGATACTGACCTGCCCGGCCTGCGCCACCAGCTATTTCATTCGCGACGACGCCGTGGGCCCGGAAGGGCGCAAGGTGCGCTGCCAGTCCTGCGGCGAGGTGTGGCGCGCGACCCCCGACGAACCGCTGGAACTGACCCTGACGCCCGAGCCGGCGGCCGCTGCGTCTGTGGCCCCCGCCATATCCCCCGAGCCGGAGCCCGAGGCCGCCAGCCTGGCCGAGACCCCGGCGCCGGAGCTGCCCCGCGCCTTTCGCGCCCGCGCCGAACGCCAGAAGAAGCTGCGGCGGGCCGCCGCCCACGGCGTGGTCTGGGCCGGACTGGCGGCGATCTTCATCGGCCTGATCGCGGCCGCCTTCGTGTTCCGGGTCCAGATCGTTCAGGCCTTCCCCCGCGCGGCCTCCGCCTATGCGATGATCGGCGCCCCGGTGAACCTGGTGGGTCTGGACTTCGAGGCCCTGACCGCCAAGTCCGCCCCGAACCGGACGGGCATGGTCCTGGTTTCCGGCGCGGTGCGGAATGTGCGCGACGTCGAGATCGTGGCCCCCCCGATCCGCGTCGCCCTGCTGGATGCGCAAGGGGCCGAGGTCGGCTCAAAGATCGTCAAGATCGACGGACCGCCCGTCCTGCCCGGCAAGGTGCAGGGGTTCGCCGCCCTGATCCCCGATCCCGGCGGACACGGCGCGGGCATCGGCGTGGATTTCGCGCCCCCGCCGCCTGCCCCCGCCCCGGCCCAGCCCCACACGACGACCCAGCCCCCGGCGTCCCAGCCGGCGGCTTCGCCCGCGCCATCCTCGGCCTCGCACGGCCTGCGTTCGGCGACCGCGCCCGGCGCCGATGCGCCGCACGCCGCGCCGGTCGAGGCGCGTCCGGCCGGCGCGGCCGCGGACACGCCGGCGGTGGACAAGCCCCATGGCCAGGCGGTATCGGCCTCGCATCATGGCTGATCCCTCCCCGACGCCGACCGTCCTTTTGCCCGAGGCCGATGTCGCCCGCATCGTCGCCGAACTGGCAGCGCGAATCGCACCCGTGATCGACGACGAGACGGTTGCGGCCGTCCTTTTGACCGGCGGCCTGTGGTTCGCCGCCGACCTGACCCGCGCCCTGGCCCGCGTCGGCCGCAACGTCCGCTTCGACGCCCTGTGGCTGGCTTCCTACGGCGACGAACAGACCAGCCGGGGCCGGATCGACATCTATGCCCCGTTCCAGCGTCCCATCGCGGGGCGGCGCGTCCTTATACTGGACGACGTGTTCGACACCGGCCTGTCCCTGGCCGAGGCCGTCCGTATCGCCAGGCAGGCCGGGGCGTCCGAGGTTTTGACCTGCGTCTTCGCCCGCAAGCCCTGGCCCAGGCCTCGCGCGCCCGAACCCGACTTCGTCGGCTGGGAGGCCCCGAACCGCTTCCTGGTCGGCTACGGCCTGGACCACGCGGGCGCCCTGCGCGGCCTGCCCGACATCTGCGCCCTGGACTGAGCACGGGCTGGCGCACGGCGGGGGGATAATCCGGCCAGGGCTGAATTTCCGCCGGGTTCGGCGTTGACTCTCGGACGCCCTTCCGTATATGTCGCCGCTCTTCGCCGCCGGGGGTATCTCCGGGGGGCGTATCTTTTTTTGCGTTTGCGCTGAGGCTTCAACATGTACGCGGTGATCAAGACCGGCGGCAAGCAGTAC
Above is a genomic segment from Candidatus Brevundimonas colombiensis containing:
- a CDS encoding ATP-binding cassette domain-containing protein, whose protein sequence is MTETMTETVRLSGVGFGYAGAPDVLRDVNLILPRGSFHFLTGPSGAGKSSLLRLLTLADRPLKGSLRLFGADVTHIDRRDIPAFRRRMGVVFQDFRLLDHLSAFDNAALPLRLAGGAEADYAADVEEMLKWVGLGRRMDARPPALSGGEKQRLAIARAVIARPGLILADEPTGSVDAVMADKLLRLFQSLNKLGATVLIASHDQGLAERSGARVLRLEGGQLHEPGRAAA
- a CDS encoding zinc-ribbon domain-containing protein codes for the protein MILTCPACATSYFIRDDAVGPEGRKVRCQSCGEVWRATPDEPLELTLTPEPAAAASVAPAISPEPEPEAASLAETPAPELPRAFRARAERQKKLRRAAAHGVVWAGLAAIFIGLIAAAFVFRVQIVQAFPRAASAYAMIGAPVNLVGLDFEALTAKSAPNRTGMVLVSGAVRNVRDVEIVAPPIRVALLDAQGAEVGSKIVKIDGPPVLPGKVQGFAALIPDPGGHGAGIGVDFAPPPPAPAPAQPHTTTQPPASQPAASPAPSSASHGLRSATAPGADAPHAAPVEARPAGAAADTPAVDKPHGQAVSASHHG
- a CDS encoding phosphoribosyltransferase family protein → MADPSPTPTVLLPEADVARIVAELAARIAPVIDDETVAAVLLTGGLWFAADLTRALARVGRNVRFDALWLASYGDEQTSRGRIDIYAPFQRPIAGRRVLILDDVFDTGLSLAEAVRIARQAGASEVLTCVFARKPWPRPRAPEPDFVGWEAPNRFLVGYGLDHAGALRGLPDICALD